GATCCTGGTCTACCTGCAGCAGAGAGTGCGGATCAGGTCAGACAATAATTTAAAACATGCCTGAATGCAGACCTATACAGTATTTCTCATCCTGGTTCTTGGAAAATGATACAAGTCAGTTGtccttctcctccctccattAGGCTACCAGTCTCGTTTGGTCTTCTGCACCATTGATAACGAGGCCTACCCCGACTATCTCTGTGCATCTCTGCCCAGGCCACAGACCAACCGGACATGCAACCCCCATGTTTGCCCACAGATCCGCAGGTAAATTATATTCAAATTTCACTGGGAAAAATGTGACTTTTCAGTAGACTTTGGCAGAATTTTATAAGATCAACAACATCCAGAGGTCATTTTTGTTCCATTGTAAGtgttacttttttgtttgtgctcATAAAAGTGCAAAAACTAAGCTTTGAGAGCAGCTTTTTGACTGTCGTTGGTGTGTTATCATGACTGTCTGAAAGGATGGCGTACCTGTATCCACCACAGTTGTGGAGATCCTCTGAAAGACCCAGGGCCTATTTGTTCAGGTAAACCGGGGTCTGTGGTCGTAGTCTTagagttttagttttagttgacTGCAAACACAGGGGGAGATCTAAATAATTTTCTATGATTTCCTGAGCATGCACAGTCAATTTTAGTAATGTATTAGCCATCCTATCGCTCACGTTGACACCCGGAAAACGAAAAATCTTAATGTCAATTTCACTTGTATAGCATCTTTCATTAGATGtaaacccaaagtgctttacattaaaaacagcatACACATAAGTGTTAATAGAAATAGGGATACACAACAAGACAATCGAGAAAACCAAACAAGACATACAAGTgtgatcagacacacacacacacacacacacacactctgttgcGGTCTCACACACATTGTTTCCTGTTTATGTGACTCCAGCGAACACACACTTGTTTTTAAGGAAACACATGGAGAAAATAGAAAGTGTTTGCAGTTATGTTTGTGTCGTTGAAGTCGTTTTGAATCCTGCTGGGGTCTTAACTGATAAAGTAGATATATTCTTAGTTTGAtgagtggtggaatgtaagcaCACATTTGTTCAAATACTATACTTAAATATCATTTTCTGATACTTTATACTTcactacaattcagaggcaACTATTGTCCTTTccactgcactacatttatttgatgacTTAAGTtgctttgcagattcagattaataatacaaaatattatcagaaaataaatgatgatgtgtTATTATAGATTGTGCTCAAacctcacacatacagtatataagtaaagacacacacacacacacacacacacacacacacacacacacacacacacacacacacacacactgtaattaaacaaatgcctgagaaaataaaaaggttttgagtCAAACATTTATTCAAAAGTAAGTCATACATTTGGATTAAAATGTCCGTCTGAAAACTCTCCCCCTTAAGATGTGTTTGACTCTGTAGCatctgtgtttagtgctaagCCTGTTCCTCCATGTGGGGTGAGAACGAAGCCAGCAGTCCAGCTCAGAGATCTCCTTTCAAACTTTTAATGATCCTCATTTGTCTTGGACACACTTAATGTCGCTCTCCATGGAGACCGAGCTGTGATTTAATGCCAGATTTCAATCAAAGCCCCCCCTCTTTCTTTAACCTCCCAACCTGTGGCCCCTGTACCCAATCCCTGAGCTGGGCTGCTGCCTGATTGCTTTAGCAAACTGTAAAACTCTCTGTCCCTGTGCATtagtgcagctgctgttgtgagGTGTGCGTTAAAAGGTTATAGGTCGTCATGCAGGGGGGTGTTGGGGATTGTGTACATCTGAATGGCAGTGGGTGTGGTAGTAAATAGCCGTGGCTTCAGTCAGTGACTCTGTGGTATTTCCTGCTTCTTTTctttaatgctgctgctgctgctcagaaACCTGAGATGTTTATAAAGATCGCGGTGACGCTAACTGCTCCTTCATTCTCCCTCAAATGAAAGATATAGACcagaaacagttaaaaaaacccTCGGTTTTtacatatcttcttaaattcacatttcttaagggtatttgcatacagtataactaacccccatgtcttgcttatcaaaatgttcaacaaactcagctttctgtatagtgaTGCCCAAATTTGTCAAacgtgtaaagagataatttggccctaaagctgaGAAGTTGGTGTTCGCTTTTTTGGAATTCCTCAAATctcgtgaaaaaaaaaaaaaaaacttcacttacagtatgtcaatgaattgttttggtgcttgaaatgcgTTTACCAAAGTCTTTGCTTCACAAACGTAGTGCAATATATGAATAAatgagtaaataaatgtataataaacgtctgaaataaaatattgtaatattgcttttttttctcggcatttctgcctttatttgatcagaaagctgagatatgaaaggggcgagagagaggggggaaaaccgtcacaggtcagattcgaaccctggaccttctgcgtcgagaaATAAACCTCTGCACACGTGCGCCCGCGCTACCAACTGAGCTTACCGGCCACGTAATATCGTTTTTTGAGTAGCATTGTCTGTTGTTCAAACACCGGAGCGTCCTTcatcctcagagggttaatgtTCATGTGTCTgacttgtatatgtgtgttaaaGTTGAGGCAGAGATAAAATGTGAGCTTGCTGGtcatagtttttttgtttttagacgTGCTTGTCAGTCTTTGTAATTAATGCTTCCCGATAATCAGTGTCTGTTCACACTAACCAAGAGGTGAAGAATCCTTTCTGTGCTTCAGCTGAGGGAGACTGGTGGCTGGTTTCTCCAAAaggatgtgttgttttttttaacataatcatGTCTATTAGAATAGCAGGCTGTTTAGTAGCTCTGTTAAAACAATGCATCCTTTTATACGCTTGCATTTCTATAGAATGGTTTCATTCCAAAACACTGATATGAATCTGAACTAAAAACTGGTTATTGAAGGCAAATATTCAATTACTGCATGGACTATTAGTTGATTTGGTGATGGACGGAAAATACATCAACACAAATGTGTCGTTTAAAGTTGTTTATTaagaaagaaatgccaaaaatgagCCGGTTCCAGCTTCTTACGTTTTAGGAGTTGCCGCTTCTCTCTGTTTAATatgattgaaaatgaaatgtctttAGGTTTTGctctgttggtcagacaaaacaagcaagaaATCTGTCAATCTGGGAAATCTTTATGGACATTTTCCCCTACAATTTGATATTACGTAAGTGagtaataaaacaaatagaaaGTTATTATTTACGTATATTCAAtacagacttttactttaaatagtAACTTCACACCAGGCTAAAATAAAACTTCTCTGATAAAGAAAACTGAGCATCACTGCTGTGTGTGGTTGGCTGGATGCTCTGTTGTACCTGTAATCACACCAAACAGACATGTCATGGCATCCTGGTGTACACTACTAAGACCTTAAACCACTGGATGTCAGTCAAAACCAGATTTTCAAGGGCTGTTTCAAGTTGCTCCTTCCCTTCCCCTCAGTGGCTTTGTTGCTTTTCAGGccgccattgtaaataagaactTGTTCTTAATGAATtgcctgtaaaaaaataaagctcTTTAATGCTgcaaagaatttaaaaaaaatgtcaacgtTCACATGTCACAGACTAGAAATACGAAGTGGGCCTGAGATGCTTTGGATTTCCCAGATTTTAAAATGCCCATCACTCCCCGCATTGTATTGATGCTGTCCTCTCTGAGAAAGTGGCATATTAAATATTGTCTCTTGTCCCTTTGTCCTTTTGAccagacaattaaaaaaaaaaaaaaagttttggcatgaaactgtcttcattttctctgCACTGCATTCCTACATCTCCTGACTTCTGtttcctgtctctcctctcctctcctcacgcTGGCTTTCCCCAGCTGGAAAACCGGCGAGTGGAACACCTGCTCGGTTACCTGTGGTGGAGGCTCTCAGGTGCGCAGCGTGCAGTGTGTCTCCCATGATGCCGCTGGGCCCCGCGTGGTGGAAGATGCCATTTGTGCCGCCTACGCTGAGGCACCGCCCTCTCTGCAGACCTGCAACATGCAAAAGTGCGCAGAGTATCAAGTGACTAGATGGAGCGCGGTGAGTGAACCGGTGAAACTGATTCAaatgaaagcaaacaaacaatttgggccaaaaacaagatttttttaAGATGAATTGCCTGTATTTCTACTTATTACAACAACACTACATGTATTAACATATTTAGCTTAGCATGACTAGCTTGACTGTATCCAACTGAAGTGAAGTCAAGATAAGTGAAAAACAATTTATATAGAAAAATGTACCTGATAATAAAGTGGGTCATACGAGACAAGCAAAGATGTGTGACTTTGCTACTAGCTTTCTTTTAGCTTAAAAAAGGATTGTAAAGATTATTAAACAGGTTAAAAATCTTCTTCAAGCAGCAGACTACATATCCTTCACTTTAGCGCAAAGAAAAACTACAGTGGTAAGagtgtgttttttaaaaggTTGTCTTGTATTTGTCTATGAAGAAGAACAGATGCTTAGCTCTGTGACTGAATAATCATCAATAAAGTCTTACATGTAAAGCCCAAACTGAAGCTAGAAAAGTCTGATACTGTAAGCCTAAAACACACACTAGATgcaacacattttaataaagtaCATTGGATAAAACAACAGACTCTTAAGGAACACGAGCTGCAGAGTTTAGTCCAGATTTGTCTTTTTACATAATGtatgctctgtttttttttcttcttttcttgcaCTTAATTTAAATCATATCAAACAGTATCACTTTAAGGCCTCACCATTAAAGAGTAATGGGTGTTATATAATGTGTGCTGTTGTGTTCACAGTGCTCAGTGACCTGTGGTTCAGGTGAACAGACCCGGGAAGTCACCTGTGTTGGTTCAGCAGGAATGAGGCTGGAGGAAACATCCTGCAGCGCTCTGCTCCGCCCGACTGCCGTCCGACCCTGTGAGATGGCCGCCTGCCTGAGACAGATCAGCTGGCACGTCGGAGACTGGGGACTGGTGAGCGGGGATAGGGAACAGCAAGCAAAAACAATACAGGGACACTCATGTGCAGTCACTAGAGTTGTTCCGATACGAtacctaaaatgctggtatcggtgtCAGCGAGTATGCCAGtctatgcaccgatccgataccacataaTAATTGTGCCCTGAAAAAAATCTACctcaaagtagtttatttatgttcattatctgttatgactgactgtctaattagataataaaagaaagttctatggcATTCAGTCTTCGTAAtctctgtatgtatttgttcatgtttaacaaagGCTATAATCTAAACCAGACCATAAAACAatgatagcaaaaaaaaagcattatatatatattattattatttttttttttcaacgcaCTAGTATCGgattggtactcggtatcggccgatattcaagttcaggtatcggaacatctctagcaGTTATTGTGGCTGAATGTGAGGTCATCATTTCTGTCTCTCAGTTGGACAGTTTTCATTGGTTCTAATCTCTCTCGGTTTTCCCTCAGTGCTCTAAGAGCTGTGGCTCCGGCTCCCGAGAGCGGCAGGTGATCTGCTCAGACCAAGAGAGGAACCTGTACCCTGTGAGCCAATGTAACGCCCACCTCAAACCCTCCACCATGGAGCGCTGCAACACCCAGTCCTGCTATAGCCCACAGGGTGAGTGCATGCAACACTGGCTCCTAAACTAGGCCTCTTGCTCCTGCAACAtgcattgacttttttttttatactgtattgCAAGATTGCACACATTGCTTACATCATTTTGCATTCTTACAATGTTATGTGTACATATTTTACCTGTTTTTTCCGAATAATGTACTTCATATTGCATTtcaatcagaatactttattgatttcctcagggaaattgttaaattgcagTTGCTCAGTCAAGTATAAGTAAGAAAAACGTgtgtataaagtaacatagctGAAAAGTTAAGTAAAAATAAAGTAAGATAAGGTTAAAAAGATTATGTTCCTATAGTATACAATGGATGGTACAAATGCTATTGTAATACAGTGTAAAAAAAGGTCTGCAGGTCTATCTAGAAAAATCCTGAGGTACACACAGGAATTCAGGTTTTATGTTTGTAAATGATTTCTGGACTAAAGAATACATGACTGAATCAACAACAACCAGTTAGCATGACAGAAAATCCCAACACGTTATAAGTTCTGTCACTCTCAGCCCTCACCAACtttattaataatttaaaaaaaaatgctcataatttaaaatgaaataacatttgCATTTCCAGACCAGAATACAAAAAGCCTTACATGTCGATGTTAGTCATTTTGCTTGCATTGTCTTGTGTTTTGGgtttacatttcaaatattcAGGGAAGCTTGTCACAGAAGTGAAATACATGCAGTAAATGCCACTGTTAACTGCGAAGTAGATCTTTGTTGGATTTGATATTGACATATCCAAGAACAACTTCATGGATAAGTGTTTATTTAGCCTTTAAATTGTCCAGATACGCTTTTGCATCAAAGGTGTAGGACAAAATGTATCAggataaatgtattattattgggATGtctatattatgttataaaataaCCCGATTGGAATTGCTGGTTTTGGCCCATGCCATGAAATAAATACCAGTTATTTAACAAAAAATCTACTTAAAAAGACAAATTGACAGATAagggattttatttcaaattagttttttatttcagtaatttttttatctgtagTGTAACTCCCAGTGCACAGCTTGAGGACCCGAGAAAAGCCCTTCTGGAggtccaaaaacaaaacaaagagctgGTCTCGGTGAACGCTGGCCTGGTGGAGGAGAACGGGAAAATCTTGAAGGCTCTACAGTCAGAAAGAACAATAAGGAAAAACTTACAGAAGGACAGGAAACTCAAGGAGCGAGAGAAAGATGAAGAGATCCGCCTTCTTAAGGAAAGTTTgaccaaagaaaaaaatctcccAGTCAGTCAAACGCCACTGGAGTTCAGAGCTCAACCGGTTAGATGCATCCATTAAAGAGGAGAACAAGAGAATGAGACAGGCCTGGCAGGAGGAGGGCaagcatataaaaaaaacaacaagttcAAGTTTTTTCAGGCCTTTTTCAGcacctttctgttaaaaaaaatggtattgcgGACATAAAATTGTGAATCGCGAGTTGAGTGTATCGTTTCATCCCTACTGAGCTCTCGTTATTGTGTTTTCTTGAACATCTTTGTGCAGTGGTTCCCAGCATCCAGGACGCACGAGGACATGACACCACGCAGACTGTTTTCCAGCCCTATGTGCCAGACCACGCAACAGGTTGGGCTTCTCTATCTCTAATTCTATCTTTTTCCCTATAACTCATCAGCAATATCCCTCTAATGACAGAATAATGAATGAATACTCACTTTAAGCATTTCAGACCCAAATCTATCTGTATACAAGATATCAGCATTTCATAACTGCAACTTTTATGGTTCGTACCAAGCAAAACAAACTGTAGGTGTTATTGCACCCTGATAATGGCTTCCCCTCAGTTCCCCTGCACCCCCTCCTCTCTGCTGATATAACTCCTGTCATTTTGCGCCCaacgcccccccccccggcctCCCCTTCCCCACCCAGCCTCTGTCCCAGCACTAATTATCCAGGCCTGATTGACATGTTTTCTGGGTTCCATTGGCATTGTTGGCCTGATTAAAATATTTCCGAAGCACTGAAGTGTGCGACGGCTGGCTCGGGTGTTTTTTTGGCATGTTCTGGCATTCTGCAGCACCGTCCCAGTGGTCAGGAATTTCAAGTTTGGggtcttgtgtgtgtttattttctgtgaGATTGTTTATTCTGAATGCACTTCTTGTCCCAGTTCTGTTCCCTGCGTtatctttgttttctttgattGATGATATGTATGTATGCGTTTTGTAGCTTAGAATCTATTATATATTTCTAAAGCGACGTGTGAACGTCTGTATTGCTTTGTCTTGTCTATATGTTAATTTGCTCTCCCGGTTTCATCGTAGCCCGCCGGCCAGAGACAGATCCAACACGTACAAACACAGTCCAGGACCCTCACGGCTCCGCCCCAGCCCTCCACTGCAGCCAGTCCTATTACGGCTGCTGCCCAGATGGACGTACCTCAGCCGGGGGACCCCAGGGTCTGGGCTGCCCACATGCCCCAGCTCCCCCTCCTGCCCAGCCACACTGTGCCCAGACCAGGTATCCAGCTCCAGCCTCTCATTTAACTGTGGTTGAGGTTACATTTGGAGTCTGTTTTTGTCTGGGGGTGACTTTTATAGCACTCTAACCAGACATTGGTTGGCATTACTATGACCACAGTAGATCCCACTAAGTGACCAGAGACTTTTCTAATAAAAGAGAGCTTTTATTAGAAATGTCAAAGTTACAAAGTTATTTTTGGCACAAATGTTCCATACAaagtgttttattgtttgtacttgtgttttttatttgttttgttctgtgtgTCAGTTATGGCTGCTGCCAAGACCGGGTGACGGCTGCTCAGGGCCCCAACAGGGAGGGCTGCGCCGAGTACGCTGCCCCTGCACCCACTGTAAGCAAACATGCATGAAATTCTTACAGTTACACAGTACACATGCAGGCTTTTCCCTACCGTTATAAggcttaggtgcagcaccctagcagttttgggcaccacctaagccgaatgaatgtaaaatcaatttGAGCATCAGATCTAATAaatgtagttggtccccagtggactttgagcaagttttgtccttaagctttttgagtgttatttatttattatctgctcaaATTTTTTATAAACACTGCACATGTTTGGTGACAAACTCCTCTATACAGCAGCGACCTGACAGACCATAAAACCTTTCttctaatctgtcattttgcATGTCCTCAGGCTGCTCCTTCTCTCCCCACTGAGAATGCAGCACAGTGCCGTCTCACCACCTATGGGTGCTGTTATGACCGCACCACACCTGCAGGAGGACCCAACGGGGAGGGCTGCCCCAACCCACCCAACCACAGTAAGAGACTGAGAagttgtaaatacatttttacacattgttctctgttttttttgcgTTCTTAAATTCCTATTTATGAAGAGTACTTCTTGGTCAATGGTCATCAACATTAATTCCCATGTGGATCTGTCTAGTATAACCTAGCCTTTTGCTTTTGGCCACTAAGACGCTCCACTGCCGTGATATAGTGCAAGCAGGggataatatacagtacattttcacTTTTCCTGCCCAAAGGACTTGATGTTGGTAACGTTGTCCTGTTGTGTTTCTGCGTTGTAGTTGAGCACTCCATCTGCTCCCTGCCTCGTTCTGCCGGCTCCTGCAGCACCTGGACACCACGCTACCACTACGACGTCATCACCTCCAAGTGTCTGCACTTCTGGTACGGAAGTTGCTACGGCAACAGCAACAACTTCATGACCCGGGCTGATTGCCAGAGGGCGTGCCAGGCACCTTCACCGAGCCAGCAGGGCCCGGGGCCGCTCGCTCCCGTCGGAGAGCCCACTCCTAGAAGAGAATCCACCCCTGGAAGCTCCACATATGGAGGAGGATCCACCGCTGGAGGGTCAACAGGTGCGGGGTCCCGCAACATGGGGAGGATTTTCACAGTGCAGGGAGGCACCGGCACCGGCAGACAGGCCACCAGTGCCGCCTCACATGCCCACAGAGCTAGGCAGAGAGTCCATCTGCGCCCCCTCAGACCTTCCCCTGCTACTGCTGCACAGCACATGGGCCCAGCAGCGAGGTAAGACTCCGAAGGCCCAGGGAGCACGGCCAAAAGCTCACTCCCTGCCCAGCCCCGCCTCCACTAGCCTCATAATGCTGGTAACAGCCTTCCTACCCCTGCTGAAGAAGCCCCAGTCCACTCAGCTCTGCTGAGTGCGGGTAGGGCCAAAGAGTGAGCTGAAGGAGACAAATCATGTCCATCATTCACTTACCCCATAAAATATGATGATGAAGTCCAAGTTAAAGTTGTTAATCATTTTGTTTATGTATACAAATACTCCCAGTCTGTGGTCCTCCAAGTCCTGCGCGACAAATTTACATGAACCAGATCCAGAATTAGGCACAACCATGTTGAATATTACAACAAAAAGTTCACATAATTCACACAATTGGATTTTTAAATGTCTTCAGTATAATGTATTAATTACCAATGAAGCATCTGTACGGGTAAATCTaagagaaatgaaaatgaagaccAAATAAACAGCCTTCCTTTCCAAGCTGAGACAGAATTAGCAAACCCGAAGAGTAACTTCACACCCCCCTgagtcttgtcttgtttttgcTGCAGTGGTGTAGAAGTGTACTTCAGGGTGTGTCAGTACATCACGGCACATCATGACATAACTGGGTGTGGTTACAGATGCAACAGACCCAAAACTTTTAACCAGAGAAGGCAGTCAGCCTGGtgttaagttactctttaaagACTTATATATGTGCTTTATTTTATGCAACATTCTTTTTTCAGTATGTAGACACACATCATTTTTGTAATGCTAATATAATCTGAACCCCTTGCTTTGTAAAATACAACCACAGCTACGCTACTGTACCTCTAGCTCCACAGACTCTCGCTCTCACGCTTGCAACACCTTGTTTCTTCCTtttgaatttgacaaaatgtcGGGAGAAGTCGTCAACCTCACAGCGACCCTAAAATGGACAGCTCTTTTTCGTTTAATGCTTGTGGGACTTTTCACTGTCTGTGTGGAGTTAACGTTAGTCGTCTTGTGCTTATGTGTGCCTGCTACCTCACTGTGTCAGTCGCCATCACCTTTGTGCTTTGTGTTGTCACCTTGATGTCACTAGATCACACTAATAAAGGTTTTGCTGTGATGCTttatgttgttggttttgtgttgTCACTAAACTCTGTCTTTCTCCACCTTACATTTGTATAGTCGGGTGTATTAGCTACATCAGGGGTCAGCAACCTTGGGCAGGCGTGCCACCGTTGGCATGCGGTAGCTCAACCTATGGCACACTGGCAATATGTGTCTAAgagttttttggaaatgttccaaTCCCAAATGACCTCTTTCACAGCCATTGGCAGGAGCACATTCCCAGtagtttgattgactttttCCCAATCCGTAttcattaaatatgaaataaacaaaaaaataacactgcctGAGCGGGACTCGGTAGATGATGGCAGGCTTAATGTTGATTTGATATGGCACACGGATTAAcgagaacatttttatttttatttatttatttgaaaaaagGTTGCCGACCACTGAGCTACATCATAGGTTTTAGCTTTCTTTTGGGGACGTTGCAAGTTGCTAGTCACGCTGGGAACTTACTTTGGGTTTATTCTGGTGTAAAGAAAACTGTCTTTTGTCTTTAAATTGTAGCGCACTGAATTAGTTGTTATCTAGGTGAAGGTTGCACTGTTTTGTCTCGTCACTTTTCATGTTGCATGGGCCGTTTGTGAGCCAAAGCTGggtttcctctctgtcttttctctctgaTAAACTTCTGAAGCCAGGTTGTGGGCGATCTTTATGCTTGCTTTGGTGACTGCTAATACAAGTACCAACAGTGGAGCATAAAGTGACTCTTTcattctcttcctcacttcaaTCTTCCAACTTCCTCCTGATCCTCCatccttcttttcttcctttccttccttctgtcTTGGTATCCTGTTCCTCTTTCCTCAGTTTGACCCTGGGAGAAGTGAGCATTGATAAGACGGACCCCTCCACAGTGGAAGCTTTAGTGGGCCAGACAGTTGTGCTGCCCTGCCGAGTCAGCCCGCCGCCGTCCTCCACTGTCAGTGTCCAGTGGAGAAGAGACGGCGTCCCTCTGTCTACTCACAGGTCAGTAGAAGCACACACGCAGTATACTTGATAAGGCTTTCTGTCAGCGTTTGTGattattctttatttctttatttctatgTTTCTTAGGCATCTCCAGCAGCCCAATGGTTCCCTGTTAGTTGGTCCTCTGACTAAGTCGGACTCTGGTTGGTTCTTGTGCGTGGCTACTCGTGAACAGGAGAGAGACCACCGCTAcatttacctgtctgtctcaggTAATGCAgacagggctgggcaatatcgatattatatcgatttTGATATATATGGCACaaaaagtgttgtcttttcctggttttaaaggctacattgcagtaaagtgatgtaattgtttgaacttaccagactgttctagctgttcttttatttgcctttatccacttaagcgtgatttatgcttctgcatctACGCCCTGGCTAAGTATAGGTAGGTGcgtggagacacggaccctacggcgtagcctgacgtgcacctctcgaaaaatgtaactacatgtcgCGGCGACGCACGTTGCTCGGCTGTGGCTCGGTAGCATTGCttttcccctgactcatttcatggttctccttctccataaacaacatgaaatcaaggttgggttaacctttcctgctacagatttccccaccgtggtcagaaaacacaggggagactctttgtttctctcactatgactctagagttgcTACTCGCTCCGGAGCTAATcacgtcactctctcactcgctctacgaCACACTCcccatgcacacacgcacacacacacacacacacactctgcgtggagcctccgcacaaccataaatcaagatttagtcattatatccacattattgatgattatttatctaaaactcattgtgttaacattttgtgaaaacacCAATTGTccaccctacaatatcgtcataatatcgatattgaggtatttggtcaaaaatattgttgtatttgattttctccatatcgcccagctctaaatGCAGCGATAAAATAATTTCATCTGTTTAATAAAACCACTGTGGATTTATTGTGCAAGACTTCCTCTAAAGTGTTAGCaaaaataagcagtttgaacctGCTGTATGGAAGTAATTTGCTTCGTCAATATTTTGTCATCATTCCTTATCTGTTCTTGTTAATCACCGATGAAAAATAAAcgtttgattttta
This region of Sander vitreus isolate 19-12246 chromosome 20, sanVit1, whole genome shotgun sequence genomic DNA includes:
- the paplna gene encoding papilin isoform X2 — translated: MKMLLPLVILQLLLAPALMVPSVDHWDTWGPYGECSRSCGSGVTMRTRRCITLRTDGGHNCVGPDKSYRTCNIQDCPEGSKDFREEQCAQFDGTDFQGKSYKWLPYYGAENPCELNCMPRGENFFYRHRSSVVDGTPCHPGRRDVCVEGVCKRLGCDNVLESAQQEDPCLQCGGNGQSCYQVKNSFSVRDLPTGYNQMFIIPVGATTISIRETVATRNYLAIKNLRGEYYLNGHWVIEFSRATPIAGTMLYYQRGAEGDNVPETIIGRGPTTEPLVVELISQEPNQGVEYEFYLPNGRSREGYYWSFGSWSTCSRECGSGYQSRLVFCTIDNEAYPDYLCASLPRPQTNRTCNPHVCPQIRSWKTGEWNTCSVTCGGGSQVRSVQCVSHDAAGPRVVEDAICAAYAEAPPSLQTCNMQKCAEYQVTRWSACSVTCGSGEQTREVTCVGSAGMRLEETSCSALLRPTAVRPCEMAACLRQISWHVGDWGLCSKSCGSGSRERQVICSDQERNLYPVSQCNAHLKPSTMERCNTQSCYSPQVVPSIQDARGHDTTQTVFQPYVPDHATARRPETDPTRTNTVQDPHGSAPALHCSQSYYGCCPDGRTSAGGPQGLGCPHAPAPPPAQPHCAQTSYGCCQDRVTAAQGPNREGCAEYAAPAPTAAPSLPTENAAQCRLTTYGCCYDRTTPAGGPNGEGCPNPPNHIEHSICSLPRSAGSCSTWTPRYHYDVITSKCLHFWYGSCYGNSNNFMTRADCQRACQAPSPSQQGPGPLAPVGEPTPRRESTPGSSTYGGGSTAGGSTGAGSRNMGRIFTVQGGTGTGRQATSAASHAHRARQRVHLRPLRPSPATAAQHMGPAASLTLGEVSIDKTDPSTVEALVGQTVVLPCRVSPPPSSTVSVQWRRDGVPLSTHRHLQQPNGSLLVGPLTKSDSGWFLCVATREQERDHRYIYLSVSEGSSQLVPTSLPRDGPLPRFSIERSSSSLLEMRAGQTARLSCSIVPSSALQSVNIQWTKDGHTLSDSRYSQHSDGTLTIGSVKSADSGVYTCTASSQQQLEQRQLQLRVQADLKITTAPNNIQVSEGSTAMLPCVVSGDNVNIGWSRNGVPVRPDGRTILMSSDGSLILNNVKPSDEGTYTCNAYTGIYSVSATAEVRVTKDTQQGDDVPPECVDQPELANCELIVYARLCSNSYYSSFCCASCTRHSQNKDRFGRLG
- the paplna gene encoding papilin isoform X1; its protein translation is MKMLLPLVILQLLLAPALMVPSVDHWDTWGPYGECSRSCGSGVTMRTRRCITLRTDGGHNCVGPDKSYRTCNIQDCPEGSKDFREEQCAQFDGTDFQGKSYKWLPYYGAENPCELNCMPRGENFFYRHRSSVVDGTPCHPGRRDVCVEGVCKRLGCDNVLESAQQEDPCLQCGGNGQSCYQVKNSFSVRDLPTGYNQMFIIPVGATTISIRETVATRNYLAIKNLRGEYYLNGHWVIEFSRATPIAGTMLYYQRGAEGDNVPETIIGRGPTTEPLVVELISQEPNQGVEYEFYLPNGRSREGYYWSFGSWSTCSRECGSGYQSRLVFCTIDNEAYPDYLCASLPRPQTNRTCNPHVCPQIRRMAYLYPPQLWRSSERPRAYLFSWKTGEWNTCSVTCGGGSQVRSVQCVSHDAAGPRVVEDAICAAYAEAPPSLQTCNMQKCAEYQVTRWSACSVTCGSGEQTREVTCVGSAGMRLEETSCSALLRPTAVRPCEMAACLRQISWHVGDWGLCSKSCGSGSRERQVICSDQERNLYPVSQCNAHLKPSTMERCNTQSCYSPQVVPSIQDARGHDTTQTVFQPYVPDHATARRPETDPTRTNTVQDPHGSAPALHCSQSYYGCCPDGRTSAGGPQGLGCPHAPAPPPAQPHCAQTSYGCCQDRVTAAQGPNREGCAEYAAPAPTAAPSLPTENAAQCRLTTYGCCYDRTTPAGGPNGEGCPNPPNHIEHSICSLPRSAGSCSTWTPRYHYDVITSKCLHFWYGSCYGNSNNFMTRADCQRACQAPSPSQQGPGPLAPVGEPTPRRESTPGSSTYGGGSTAGGSTGAGSRNMGRIFTVQGGTGTGRQATSAASHAHRARQRVHLRPLRPSPATAAQHMGPAASLTLGEVSIDKTDPSTVEALVGQTVVLPCRVSPPPSSTVSVQWRRDGVPLSTHRHLQQPNGSLLVGPLTKSDSGWFLCVATREQERDHRYIYLSVSEGSSQLVPTSLPRDGPLPRFSIERSSSSLLEMRAGQTARLSCSIVPSSALQSVNIQWTKDGHTLSDSRYSQHSDGTLTIGSVKSADSGVYTCTASSQQQLEQRQLQLRVQADLKITTAPNNIQVSEGSTAMLPCVVSGDNVNIGWSRNGVPVRPDGRTILMSSDGSLILNNVKPSDEGTYTCNAYTGIYSVSATAEVRVTKDTQQGDDVPPECVDQPELANCELIVYARLCSNSYYSSFCCASCTRHSQNKDRFGRLG